The Ogataea parapolymorpha DL-1 chromosome III, whole genome shotgun sequence nucleotide sequence TGTGGGCTCACAGAACCACTTCCTGGGCCTTTTGTGTTTGACTGTGCTACCATTTTACAGTTTATTGTGACTAAGTTCAACTCATTGAAAAAGTCCCATGCATATCCTCTTTTATActccttgttgaactcgGTGGTCACAGCGCACTACAGGACTCTGGACCTAGAGGCTCTACATGGAGCGATCAACACTATTTTTCTATCAAAACTCCCAGTCATTGAAGACGATCCAGATCTTGTTCAATCAAGTCTCAATCTTTTCAGCACGATGCTCACTACCAGGCCTTCTTTGTTACTTTCGAATGAGAAACTGCTCATGACCCTGTTGGAGTTTGCGTTCAGACATTTGGGATCAAATGAGCGATTTGTTCTGAAAGCATTGGAAAAGTTTTGGACAAGATTCATCACTTTGAGAAAGGGGGATAGGCAGGACACGGTGATGGTCAAAAGATTGTTCAATGAAACCGAGCTGGGCTACGTGCTGACTTTCAATGTGCTGAAGTATATGTTTGCTACGCAGAGATCCAATTTAGAGACTTTCATTGAGATCATAAAACAACTCGTGGCCAAATATCCTTTGATGATGAACAAATGGCTACAGGAAGCATTTCCAAAGCTCAACGaggaaagagaaaaaaagatccAAAACTGGGAGATTTttgtgaagaaaatcatgctTACTAGAGGTACCAGAAGTGCAAATGATCTGATCAAAGACTTTTGGCTGGAGGTAAACGGGCTGATCAATTATAACTAATTCATTTAACGGTAAGCGAAAATACTAGAAAAAGCCATACCCATCACACGGAGTAGCTGCTGAGAATTTCGACAAGAGCTTCGCACTCGGCAAGATAATCGACCTTAGCGAGACTGGCAACGGTGAATCTGGCTCTGTCTTGACCCTGGTAGCTGTCGACTTTACCACGAACCCTGAGCAAGACCTCTTTAAAAGAAATGTTCTCATTGATGAAATTTTTAAGAGCGTTTTCTCCTACACTCTCGATGCTTGGGTCCTCGGCGTCgttcttgagcttcaaGAGCTCTGCGGCACTCAATCCCAAAAGCTGGGCAGCCTGCTCATCGAACAACGTGAGCCACATTTGGCCGGTCTCATCCACAACTGACACAGTCAAGATGTATCTGTAATTAGGCTCAGGATGGTTGATGTTGCACTTTTCGCATCTCCAGGTGCCATTATCCTGTTCGAGCAACTTTTTGTTACAACCTTCGCTTCTGCATGCTGGATAGCAGAAGTTGTCCGTCTTAATAAAAGAAATGGTGGCTTTCAAGCTGAAATAATCAGGCTTATCTTTTAATCCCAATTTCTCATCCTGAACCTGTTTAATAGTCTTGCGTTCCAGGATTGATTGTTTGGACGTCAAACTCGTGGCACCAGAAGAGCCAGATTCAAGGGCAATGCTTTTGAAGCTTTGGTGTGATCCTTGGGCATCATACCATCCTTTGATCTTATAAGCTTCCTCGATGTCGGGGTTTACAACAATTGTAGCAGCAGGAATCAAAGAAAGactttttcctccaaagtCTTGCACTCTGCAACCTTTGAATGCAACCACTGACCCAACTGGAACATCGAACTCCCGAGCGTGCTTGTTCCACAAGCCGATATTGACTGCGAATTGCGATTTATCGACTAAAACGATATCTCTTCTGTCGAAAGGCTTTCCAGTGGATTTGGCAACGATCTCCTGCTTATCCTTGACTTCTTTTAGGATACCGATGACATCGATGACGGCACCATTCTCAAGGTTCTGAACCTGATCGAGCggaacaaaatcaaaatgGAGTTTTGGAACGTCGGAGTCATCGTCGCATGGCTCAATGATGGTGTCCTTGTCAAACTGTAATTCATACTGGTGCTTCAAGTTGGAAAACTGTGGTTTGGCCATCTGCATGGAAGCTTTGCTGATATAGAACACCTTGttctcttccagcaaatCCCAGAACTTTTCAGCTACTTGGTTAAAGGCAGTGGCTCTGATCTCTCCAGTCTCATCCAACAAATTGACATTAAATAACTTGCCATCGCCTCTTTGGTTGGACCAATGTTTCATATCGCTCTTGAATGAGACTCTGGCCTTGATGGTCCACGAGTTTTGATATGGAGACAGTTGATCAATTGAGTACAGGTTTTGGTACTTTGGCGGCGGTTTGGAAACGGTCTTCTTAGGCATCGTTGCTGCAGGAGACGGTGTCATCGTAGAATCCCGCGGAGGAAGCTGTCCCTTGAGCAAATTGTTGTCCTCTGGATGTTCCTTCAGGTAGTCATCGAGGCTCTCGAACTTGATCTCGCTCTTTTCTCCTTGTTCAACCACCTCCGCACGATCCACAACCAGGAAAATCTTACCATTATTGGTTGGCGTGATCTCATATTGCGTGATCTTCAAAATGCAGTATCTTTTAAAGTTCTCAATGGCATTTTGGGCCTCGCTAGGCTTGAACACACCATTGATAGCATATTGGCCATCGTTCAACATAAGTCTCAATCTTTCTCCGGTAGACTCGGGGATCGACTTAGCCTGATGGGCTTGCAAGTAAATCGCATCTGGCATGACGCCATCCCTGCAAATACTCAAAATAATACCGGGCTTCAGCATTAGGGAAGATAAGTAAATTGCCATCAAATATTTCGCACTTTTTATTTACGCGTCGCATCTCACCATAATACTGGTGTAGAGTTGTTTTCACAAActgatcttcttcaa carries:
- a CDS encoding Subunit of heterotrimeric Replication Protein A (RPA), with amino-acid sequence MLKPGIILSICRDGVMPDAIYLQAHQAKSIPESTGERLRLMLNDGQYAINGVFKPSEAQNAIENFKRYCILKITQYEITPTNNGKIFLVVDRAEVVEQGEKSEIKFESLDDYLKEHPEDNNLLKGQLPPRDSTMTPSPAATMPKKTVSKPPPKYQNLYSIDQLSPYQNSWTIKARVSFKSDMKHWSNQRGDGKLFNVNLLDETGEIRATAFNQVAEKFWDLLEENKVFYISKASMQMAKPQFSNLKHQYELQFDKDTIIEPCDDDSDVPKLHFDFVPLDQVQNLENGAVIDVIGILKEVKDKQEIVAKSTGKPFDRRDIVLVDKSQFAVNIGLWNKHAREFDVPVGSVVAFKGCRVQDFGGKSLSLIPAATIVVNPDIEEAYKIKGWYDAQGSHQSFKSIALESGSSGATSLTSKQSILERKTIKQVQDEKLGLKDKPDYFSLKATISFIKTDNFCYPACRSEGCNKKLLEQDNGTWRCEKCNINHPEPNYRYILTVSVVDETGQMWLTLFDEQAAQLLGLSAAELLKLKNDAEDPSIESVGENALKNFINENISFKEVLLRVRGKVDSYQGQDRARFTVASLAKVDYLAECEALVEILSSYSV